Proteins encoded in a region of the Rhipicephalus microplus isolate Deutch F79 unplaced genomic scaffold, USDA_Rmic scaffold_207, whole genome shotgun sequence genome:
- the LOC142792214 gene encoding histone H2A-like gives MSGRGKGGKAKGKSKTRSSRAGLQFPVGRIHRLLRKGNYAERVGAGAPVYLAAVLEYLAAEVLELAGNAARDNKKTRIIPRHLQLAIRNDEELNKLLSGVTIAQGGVLPNIQAVLLPKKTEKKA, from the coding sequence atgtccggacgtggcaagggcggcaaggcgaaaggcaagagcaagacccgttctagccgcgcggggcttcagttccccgtgggccgtattcaccgcctcctacgcaagggaaactacgccgagcgcgtcggagctggcgctccggtctacctggctgccgtactcgagtacctggccgccgaggtgctcgagctggcgggcaacgccgctcgtgacaacaagaagacccggatcatcccccgtcacttgcagctcgccatccgcaacgacgaggagctgaacaaactgctttccggcgtcaccatcgcgcagggcggtgtgttgcccaacattcaagccgtgcttcttccaaagaagacggagaagaaggcgtaa